In Rahnella variigena, one DNA window encodes the following:
- the hutG gene encoding N-formylglutamate deformylase codes for MSLSTDTVIAEPYQFTQGTAPLLISIPHAGTHLTPEVASGLSDAALPLSDTDWHIPQLYDFARALGASILVGQYSRFVIDLNRPSDDKPLYTTATTGLYPDTLFDGRATFKPGMTPADTRRQQYLEQIWQPYHQKIQSELARMKQEFGYALLFDAHSIASVIPRLFDGQLPDLNLGTNSAASCSPALSEILERTCNQQSRFSHVLNGRFKGGYITRAYGQPDLDIHAVQLELAQVNYMEEIEPFAFAPDKAAELQVLLKRLLEGMVRWGEDAYKQGAV; via the coding sequence ATGAGCCTGTCAACTGACACTGTTATCGCCGAACCTTACCAGTTTACGCAAGGTACCGCGCCATTACTGATCAGCATTCCCCACGCCGGAACGCACCTGACGCCAGAGGTCGCCAGCGGTCTCAGTGATGCGGCACTTCCGCTTTCAGATACCGACTGGCATATTCCGCAGTTGTACGACTTTGCGCGGGCGCTCGGTGCCAGCATTCTGGTCGGTCAGTATTCGCGTTTTGTTATCGACCTGAACCGGCCTTCAGACGATAAACCGCTGTATACCACTGCCACGACGGGCTTATATCCCGATACGCTGTTTGATGGCCGCGCTACGTTCAAACCGGGTATGACGCCAGCAGATACCCGGCGCCAGCAATATCTTGAACAGATCTGGCAGCCGTATCACCAGAAAATCCAGTCAGAACTGGCGCGCATGAAGCAGGAATTCGGCTACGCGCTGCTGTTTGACGCGCATTCCATTGCATCAGTCATCCCCCGTCTTTTCGACGGTCAGCTTCCCGATTTAAATCTCGGCACCAACAGCGCCGCCAGCTGTTCACCGGCGCTGAGTGAAATCCTCGAACGCACCTGTAACCAGCAATCGCGGTTCAGTCATGTCCTGAATGGCCGGTTTAAAGGGGGCTACATCACCCGTGCTTACGGTCAGCCGGACCTGGATATTCACGCCGTTCAGCTGGAACTGGCGCAGGTGAATTACATGGAGGAGATCGAGCCATTCGCTTTTGCGCCTGATAAGGCAGCTGAATTACAGGTGTTGTTGAAGCGGTTGCTCGAGGGGATGGTGAGATGGGGGGAGGATGCTTATAAACAGGGCGCTGTTTAA
- a CDS encoding HutD/Ves family protein → MTGWQHFTFDSLPVSPWRNGGGETREIISYPPGKSDFDWRISIATVAQDGPFSAFPGIDRSITLLSGDGVYLQALPDIDHALTVTGEPFSFSGDIALSARLTGGVTTDFNVMTRRTVCAARVVPVRESLYFSLEKGGVIYVISGIWQRQDGTLIRAGEGYYWSEPAEHRRESLTLKPVEQVDGCLLLWASMIAPEHVSVP, encoded by the coding sequence ATGACCGGCTGGCAGCATTTCACCTTTGACAGTCTGCCGGTCAGCCCGTGGCGCAACGGCGGTGGTGAGACCCGCGAAATCATCAGCTATCCGCCGGGTAAAAGTGATTTTGACTGGCGCATCAGCATTGCCACTGTCGCGCAGGACGGCCCGTTTTCGGCCTTTCCGGGTATTGACCGCTCCATTACTTTGCTCAGCGGTGATGGCGTGTATTTACAGGCATTGCCGGACATCGACCATGCTCTCACTGTTACCGGCGAACCCTTTTCATTTAGCGGGGATATCGCGCTCAGCGCCCGTCTGACGGGCGGTGTGACGACAGATTTCAACGTGATGACACGCCGTACAGTTTGCGCCGCGCGGGTCGTGCCTGTCAGGGAAAGCCTGTACTTCAGCCTTGAGAAAGGCGGGGTAATTTATGTCATCAGCGGGATATGGCAACGTCAGGATGGCACGCTGATCCGGGCGGGTGAGGGTTATTACTGGTCTGAACCGGCAGAACATCGTAGGGAGTCACTGACTCTGAAACCCGTTGAACAAGTGGACGGGTGCCTGTTGTTGTGGGCATCGATGATTGCACCGGAACACGTTTCTGTACCTTAG
- a CDS encoding bile acid:sodium symporter family protein: MSWLQRLKIDKFLLILVCVVVIASFFPCEGIYKTFFGYLTTAAIALLFFMHGAKLSREAIMAGISHWRLHLVVFLSTFALFPLLGLGMKWLVPVGILTPTLYYGFLYLCALPATVQSAIAYTSVAGGNIPAAICSASASSILGVFLSPVLVGLLMHTQGGTSDTLHAIGSIVLQLMVPFIIGHLCRPLIGAWVQRHKKIVNITDRSSILLVVYVAFSAAVVEGIWHQIDGWSLLAILGCSIVLLTIVLIINTYVARLFGFNTKDEITIVFCGSKKSLANGIPMANVLFPAAAVGAMVLPLMIFHQIQLMVCAVLASRYAKRVAREEAEAVVKKEEVKPV, translated from the coding sequence ATGTCCTGGTTACAACGTCTGAAAATCGACAAATTTTTGCTGATCCTGGTCTGTGTCGTCGTCATCGCTTCATTTTTCCCGTGTGAAGGGATTTATAAAACCTTCTTCGGCTACCTGACCACGGCCGCTATCGCGCTGCTGTTCTTTATGCATGGGGCGAAGCTTTCCCGTGAAGCCATTATGGCGGGGATCAGCCACTGGCGCTTGCATCTGGTGGTGTTCCTCAGCACCTTCGCGCTGTTCCCGCTCCTGGGTCTGGGCATGAAATGGCTGGTGCCGGTGGGTATTTTGACGCCGACGTTGTATTACGGTTTCCTGTATCTTTGCGCACTGCCAGCGACCGTGCAGTCGGCGATTGCTTATACCTCAGTGGCGGGCGGTAATATTCCGGCGGCGATTTGCAGCGCGTCGGCATCCAGTATTCTCGGCGTATTCCTCTCGCCGGTGCTGGTTGGCTTGCTGATGCACACGCAGGGCGGCACCAGTGACACCTTGCACGCCATCGGATCTATCGTTTTACAGCTGATGGTGCCGTTTATTATCGGGCATCTGTGCCGTCCGCTGATTGGTGCGTGGGTGCAGCGTCATAAAAAAATCGTCAATATTACTGACCGTTCTTCGATACTGCTGGTGGTTTATGTGGCATTTAGCGCTGCCGTGGTTGAAGGGATATGGCATCAGATCGACGGATGGTCACTGCTGGCGATCCTCGGTTGTTCAATTGTGCTGCTGACGATTGTGCTGATTATCAACACCTACGTGGCCCGTCTGTTTGGTTTCAATACCAAAGATGAAATCACTATTGTGTTCTGCGGCTCGAAGAAAAGTCTGGCGAACGGTATTCCGATGGCGAATGTGCTGTTCCCGGCGGCGGCTGTGGGCGCGATGGTGTTGCCACTGATGATTTTCCATCAGATCCAGCTGATGGTCTGCGCGGTGCTGGCTTCGCGTTATGCCAAACGTGTGGCGCGTGAAGAAGCTGAAGCGGTAGTGAAGAAAGAAGAAGTTAAGCCGGTTTAA
- a CDS encoding oxidoreductase, which produces MTQTLRVGLIGYGFASKTFHSPLIDGTPGLELAVVSSSDAGKVHADWPNVAVVDSPEKLFADASIDLVVIPTPNTTHFPLAKLALEAGKHVIVDKPFTVTLAEARELDALAREKGKILSVFHNRRWDSDFLTVKTLIEEGALGEVVYFESHYDRYKPQVQERWRESDAPGSGIWFDLGSHLLDQALQLFGVPETLQADLAVLRPGGKAVDYFNAVLTYPRRRVVLHSTVYAVAETARFIVQGEKGSYVKFGLDPQEDRLKAGERLPQADWGFDKRDGVITLSHDGVLAEKSLQTIPGNYPAYYAGVRDAINGQGDNPVPAADAIRVMEMIELGIQSSEQQATLKVIKN; this is translated from the coding sequence ATGACCCAGACCCTCCGCGTAGGCCTCATCGGCTACGGTTTCGCCAGTAAAACTTTTCATTCCCCGCTGATCGACGGTACGCCCGGTCTGGAACTTGCCGTGGTTTCCAGCAGCGATGCCGGTAAAGTCCATGCCGACTGGCCCAATGTGGCGGTAGTCGATTCGCCGGAAAAGCTGTTTGCTGATGCTTCCATCGATCTGGTGGTGATCCCGACGCCTAATACCACGCATTTCCCTCTGGCTAAGCTGGCGCTGGAAGCCGGTAAACATGTGATCGTGGATAAGCCTTTTACCGTCACGCTGGCAGAAGCCCGCGAGCTGGATGCGCTGGCACGTGAAAAAGGCAAAATACTGTCGGTGTTCCATAACCGTCGCTGGGATTCCGATTTCCTCACGGTTAAAACGCTGATTGAAGAAGGCGCGCTCGGCGAGGTTGTGTATTTCGAATCCCATTACGACCGCTATAAACCACAGGTGCAGGAACGCTGGCGTGAAAGCGATGCACCGGGCAGCGGTATCTGGTTTGATCTGGGTTCGCATCTGCTGGATCAGGCGCTGCAACTGTTCGGTGTGCCGGAAACCTTGCAGGCTGATCTGGCCGTGCTGCGTCCCGGCGGCAAAGCGGTGGATTATTTTAACGCGGTGCTGACGTATCCGCGCCGTCGCGTCGTGCTGCACAGCACCGTGTATGCAGTGGCAGAAACAGCGCGCTTTATCGTGCAGGGGGAAAAGGGCAGCTACGTGAAATTTGGTCTGGATCCACAGGAGGATCGACTGAAGGCCGGTGAACGTTTACCACAAGCTGACTGGGGATTCGACAAACGAGATGGCGTGATTACGCTGAGTCACGATGGCGTGTTGGCTGAGAAATCACTGCAGACCATTCCGGGCAATTATCCGGCCTATTATGCCGGTGTGCGCGATGCGATTAACGGACAGGGCGATAATCCGGTACCGGCCGCAGATGCTATCCGCGTCATGGAAATGATCGAACTGGGGATCCAGTCCTCAGAACAACAGGCGACGCTGAAAGTCATTAAGAACTAA
- the hutI gene encoding imidazolonepropionase — MPIALSPQFSSAPPSDCESVWRGATLVTMQDGHYNLIENGVIAVTGGKIVWTGSADHCPDFPGAKVHEFEGGIITPGFVDCHTHLVFGGDRSAEFEQRLNGVSYADIAAAGGGILSTVNATREASEDQLLAQALFRLQPLLAEGVTCVEIKSGYGLSVESELKMLRVIRRLGDMLPVDVKSTCLAAHALPPEFKGRADDYIDLICDTLLPVVASENLADAVDAFCEHLAFSAPQVERVFIAAQALGLPVKLHAEQLSSLHGSALAARHHALSADHLEYATPEDAQAMAASGTVAVLLPGAYYLLRETQCPPVNEFRKHHVPMALASDANPGTSPALSLRLMLNMGCTLFRLTPEEALAGITCHGARALGLQDTHGTLEAGKVADFIHWPLSRPAELVYWLGGQLPCTVVFRGEVRGEFRS, encoded by the coding sequence ATGCCGATAGCCCTCTCCCCACAATTTTCCTCCGCCCCCCCCTCTGACTGCGAAAGTGTATGGCGCGGTGCCACGCTGGTGACTATGCAGGACGGACATTACAACCTGATCGAAAACGGCGTAATTGCGGTTACCGGCGGAAAAATCGTCTGGACCGGCAGCGCCGACCATTGCCCGGATTTTCCCGGCGCAAAAGTGCATGAATTTGAGGGCGGCATCATCACGCCCGGCTTTGTCGATTGTCATACGCATCTGGTGTTCGGCGGAGATCGCAGCGCAGAGTTTGAACAGCGGCTGAACGGTGTAAGTTATGCCGACATCGCGGCAGCTGGCGGGGGGATTTTATCGACCGTCAACGCCACCCGTGAAGCCAGCGAAGACCAGCTGCTGGCGCAGGCGCTGTTTCGCTTACAGCCGCTGCTGGCAGAGGGCGTGACCTGCGTTGAGATTAAATCCGGTTACGGACTGAGCGTAGAAAGTGAGCTCAAAATGTTGCGGGTGATCCGCAGATTAGGCGATATGTTGCCGGTCGACGTGAAATCAACCTGTCTGGCAGCTCATGCCCTGCCGCCAGAATTCAAAGGGCGTGCCGATGACTACATTGATCTCATCTGCGATACGCTGTTACCGGTCGTCGCCAGTGAAAATCTGGCCGATGCGGTGGATGCGTTTTGTGAGCATCTGGCCTTTTCTGCGCCACAGGTTGAGCGGGTATTTATCGCCGCGCAGGCTTTGGGTTTGCCGGTGAAATTACACGCCGAACAATTGTCTTCGCTGCACGGCAGCGCACTGGCGGCACGGCACCATGCGTTATCCGCCGATCATCTGGAATACGCCACACCCGAAGATGCACAGGCAATGGCTGCCAGCGGCACCGTGGCTGTTTTACTGCCCGGTGCCTATTATTTACTGCGCGAGACACAATGTCCGCCGGTTAATGAGTTTCGCAAACATCACGTGCCTATGGCGCTGGCCAGTGATGCCAATCCGGGGACATCCCCTGCACTTTCTCTGCGTCTGATGCTGAACATGGGCTGTACCTTGTTCCGCCTGACGCCTGAAGAAGCGCTGGCAGGGATCACCTGCCACGGCGCGCGGGCGCTCGGGTTACAGGATACGCACGGCACGCTGGAAGCCGGAAAAGTCGCTGATTTCATACACTGGCCGCTGTCGCGTCCTGCTGAGCTGGTTTACTGGCTGGGCGGTCAGTTGCCCTGCACCGTTGTCTTTCGTGGAGAAGTCCGGGGAGAGTTTCGTTCATGA
- the hutH gene encoding histidine ammonia-lyase — protein MASSSTEFTLCRLQPGHVDLPMLRRIYQGNVRLELAEEARAGVLASQETVTRIVESGKVVYGINTGFGKLAQTRIPAERLAELQRNLVLSHSVGIGKDLADNVVRLVMATKVLSLSRGHSGIRIEVIDALIALFNAGVYPCIPEKGSVGASGDLAPLAHLSLMLIGEGQVTAKGERMSATQGLATAGLKPFELGPKEGLALLNGTQVSTSLALSGLFEAERVFSAGLVAGALSLEAIKGSVRPLDSRIHEARGQAGQIAVAAALMTLLTGSDIVTSHADCSRVQDPYSIRCVPQVMGACLDNLHHAARILRIEANAASDNPLVFSENGDVISGGNFHAEPVAFAADIIALAVAEIGAISERRMALLLDTGLSGLPPFLVNDGGVNSGFMIAQVTAAALASENKSLAHPGSVDSLPTSANQEDHVSMATYAARRLGDMCFNTSVVVGIEAMAAAQGIDFHRPLQSSATLENEMKAIRQNVAFLEKDRLMAPDVEMMRQWASREHWPAAIEALLPSFA, from the coding sequence ATGGCTTCTTCATCCACTGAATTCACCCTTTGCCGCCTGCAACCGGGTCACGTTGACTTGCCGATGTTGCGCAGGATTTATCAGGGCAATGTTCGCCTTGAACTGGCTGAGGAGGCGCGTGCAGGCGTGCTGGCATCGCAGGAGACGGTCACCCGCATCGTGGAGTCTGGCAAAGTGGTGTACGGCATTAACACCGGTTTCGGCAAGCTGGCGCAAACGCGTATTCCGGCAGAGCGTCTGGCGGAACTGCAACGCAATCTGGTGCTGTCGCACAGTGTGGGTATCGGCAAGGATCTGGCTGACAATGTGGTGCGTCTGGTGATGGCGACCAAAGTGCTGAGCCTGTCACGCGGGCATTCCGGTATCCGCATCGAAGTGATTGATGCGCTGATTGCGCTGTTTAACGCTGGCGTTTATCCGTGCATTCCTGAGAAGGGTTCCGTCGGGGCTTCCGGTGACTTAGCGCCGCTGGCGCATCTTTCCCTGATGCTGATTGGTGAAGGTCAGGTGACAGCAAAAGGTGAAAGAATGTCAGCCACGCAAGGGCTGGCCACCGCCGGTCTGAAGCCTTTCGAACTGGGTCCGAAAGAGGGGCTGGCGCTGCTCAATGGTACGCAGGTTTCGACCTCGCTGGCGCTGTCCGGTTTGTTCGAAGCCGAGCGTGTCTTCTCCGCAGGGCTGGTGGCGGGTGCGCTGTCGCTGGAAGCCATCAAAGGTTCAGTCAGACCGCTGGACTCGCGTATTCATGAAGCCCGCGGACAGGCCGGGCAAATCGCCGTGGCGGCGGCTCTGATGACCTTGCTGACCGGCAGTGACATTGTCACTTCTCATGCGGATTGTAGCCGTGTTCAGGATCCGTATTCCATCCGCTGCGTACCGCAGGTCATGGGCGCCTGCCTCGATAACCTGCACCATGCCGCGCGCATTCTGCGTATCGAAGCCAATGCGGCGTCCGATAACCCGCTGGTGTTTTCTGAAAACGGGGATGTGATTTCCGGCGGTAACTTCCATGCCGAGCCGGTGGCGTTCGCCGCTGACATCATCGCACTGGCTGTTGCCGAAATCGGTGCGATCTCCGAACGCCGCATGGCACTGCTGCTGGATACGGGACTTTCCGGTCTGCCGCCTTTCCTGGTCAACGACGGCGGGGTGAACTCCGGCTTTATGATTGCGCAGGTGACGGCCGCTGCGCTGGCATCAGAAAACAAATCACTGGCACATCCGGGCAGCGTGGACAGCCTGCCGACTTCGGCGAATCAGGAAGATCATGTTTCTATGGCGACCTACGCCGCACGCCGCCTGGGTGACATGTGCTTTAACACCAGCGTCGTGGTGGGCATTGAAGCGATGGCGGCGGCTCAGGGGATCGACTTCCACCGTCCGCTGCAAAGTTCGGCCACGCTGGAAAATGAGATGAAAGCCATCCGCCAGAACGTGGCGTTCCTGGAGAAAGACCGCCTGATGGCGCCGGACGTGGAAATGATGCGTCAGTGGGCTTCCCGTGAACACTGGCCGGCTGCGATTGAAGCGCTGCTGCCAAGCTTTGCCTGA
- the hutU gene encoding urocanate hydratase — translation MNAPQKTAVARVVRAPHGTELSCQNWLIEAAYRMIQNNLDPDVAERPEDLVVYGGIGKAARNWPAFEGILESLRKLREDETLLVQSGKPVGVFRTHTDAPRVLIANSNIVPHWANWDHFHELDKAGLMMYGQMTAGSWIYIGAQGIVQGTYETFAEAGRQHYNSDLRGKWILTAGLGGMGGAQPLAGVLAGACVLAIECQESRIDFRLRTRYLDYKAHSIDEALAMIEKACAEKKAISVGLLGNAAEIMPELVARAKDGGLRPDIVTDQTSAHDPLNGYLPEGWSLEKWQESRQSDPQSVVKAARASMAKHVQAMLDFHAMGIPTVDYGNNIRQVAKDEGVANAFDFPGFVPAYIRPLFCEGKGPFRWVALSGDPEDIYKTDAKLKELFPDNANLINWLDMARERIAFQGLPARICWLGLGERHIAGLAFNEMVRNGELKAPVVIGRDHLDTGSVASPNRETEAMKDGSDAVSDWPLLNALLNTAGGATWVSLHHGGGVGMGFSQHAGMVIVADGTKEAAARLERVLWNDPATGVMRHADAGYDQAQACAERNHLNLPMI, via the coding sequence ATGAACGCTCCACAAAAAACGGCGGTTGCCCGTGTTGTCCGTGCGCCACATGGCACAGAACTGAGCTGCCAGAACTGGCTGATTGAAGCGGCGTACCGCATGATCCAGAACAATCTGGACCCGGATGTCGCTGAGCGCCCGGAAGATCTGGTGGTGTATGGCGGGATTGGTAAAGCAGCGCGTAACTGGCCTGCGTTTGAAGGCATTCTCGAAAGTCTGCGCAAGCTACGCGAAGACGAAACCCTGCTGGTGCAGTCCGGCAAACCGGTGGGTGTTTTCCGCACCCACACTGACGCACCACGTGTGCTGATTGCCAACTCCAACATTGTGCCGCACTGGGCGAACTGGGATCACTTCCACGAGCTGGATAAAGCCGGTCTGATGATGTACGGCCAGATGACCGCCGGTTCCTGGATTTACATCGGTGCGCAGGGCATCGTGCAGGGTACATATGAAACCTTTGCGGAAGCAGGGCGTCAGCATTACAACAGCGACCTGCGTGGCAAATGGATCCTCACTGCCGGTCTGGGCGGCATGGGCGGTGCTCAGCCACTGGCGGGCGTGCTGGCCGGTGCCTGCGTGCTGGCGATTGAATGTCAGGAATCGCGCATTGATTTCCGTCTGCGCACCCGTTATCTCGATTACAAAGCGCACAGCATTGATGAAGCGCTGGCGATGATTGAAAAAGCCTGCGCTGAGAAGAAAGCCATTTCTGTTGGCCTGCTGGGTAATGCCGCTGAAATCATGCCAGAGCTGGTGGCACGTGCCAAAGACGGCGGTTTGCGCCCGGATATCGTCACTGACCAGACTTCTGCCCATGACCCGCTGAACGGCTATTTGCCGGAAGGCTGGAGCCTGGAGAAATGGCAGGAGTCACGTCAGTCAGACCCGCAGTCTGTGGTAAAAGCCGCGCGCGCGTCGATGGCTAAACACGTTCAGGCGATGCTGGATTTCCATGCGATGGGTATTCCGACCGTGGATTACGGCAACAATATCCGTCAGGTCGCTAAAGACGAAGGCGTTGCTAATGCCTTTGATTTCCCGGGTTTTGTACCGGCTTACATTCGTCCGCTGTTCTGTGAAGGTAAAGGCCCGTTCCGCTGGGTAGCGCTTTCCGGGGATCCGGAAGATATCTATAAAACCGACGCCAAACTGAAAGAGTTATTCCCGGATAACGCCAATCTTATCAACTGGCTGGATATGGCGCGTGAGCGGATTGCCTTCCAGGGATTACCGGCACGTATTTGCTGGCTTGGGCTGGGCGAGCGTCACATTGCCGGTCTGGCGTTCAATGAAATGGTACGCAACGGCGAACTGAAAGCGCCGGTGGTGATTGGCCGTGATCATCTGGATACCGGTTCTGTAGCCTCGCCAAACCGGGAAACTGAAGCCATGAAAGACGGCTCGGATGCGGTTTCCGACTGGCCGCTGCTTAACGCCTTGCTTAATACCGCGGGTGGCGCAACGTGGGTGAGTCTGCATCACGGCGGCGGCGTGGGTATGGGCTTCTCGCAACATGCCGGTATGGTGATCGTGGCCGACGGCACCAAAGAAGCGGCTGCCCGCCTTGAACGCGTGCTGTGGAATGACCCGGCGACGGGAGTGATGCGCCATGCGGATGCGGGGTATGATCAGGCGCAGGCGTGCGCAGAACGGAATCATTTGAACCTGCCGATGATCTGA
- the hutC gene encoding histidine utilization repressor, giving the protein MPETTPLSQTGTAQEEVSRQTLSELAGAMSDTPAPIYQRVKQAIISQIRAGVWKPHQRVPSESELVNELGVSRMTINRALRELTSEGFLIRMQGVGTFVAEAKAYTPMLEVHNIADEIARRGHQHDSRILVCEARLADADQALQLGIATGALLFYSQIVHYENNVPVQIEDRFVNPETAPDYLQQVLNKQSPYTYLMEIAPLTAGEHRVEAISASDEQRELLQLGEHEPCLLIHRRTWSGSRVVTSARLIYPGSRYQLFGRFSSHG; this is encoded by the coding sequence ATGCCGGAGACCACGCCACTATCGCAGACGGGTACCGCGCAAGAGGAAGTGTCCCGGCAGACATTGTCCGAACTGGCGGGCGCCATGAGCGATACGCCCGCGCCGATTTATCAGCGGGTGAAACAGGCAATCATCAGTCAGATCCGTGCCGGTGTCTGGAAACCGCACCAGCGCGTGCCTTCTGAAAGTGAACTGGTGAACGAGCTTGGCGTCAGCCGCATGACCATCAACCGCGCCCTGCGGGAGCTGACCAGCGAAGGATTTTTGATCCGCATGCAGGGGGTCGGCACCTTTGTTGCTGAAGCCAAGGCTTATACCCCGATGCTGGAAGTGCATAACATTGCCGATGAAATCGCCCGGCGGGGGCATCAGCATGACAGCAGGATCCTGGTGTGTGAGGCCAGGCTGGCCGATGCCGATCAGGCGCTTCAGCTGGGGATCGCGACCGGTGCCCTGCTGTTTTATTCGCAAATTGTGCATTACGAAAACAATGTACCGGTACAAATCGAAGACCGGTTTGTGAATCCCGAAACTGCGCCAGACTATTTGCAGCAGGTGCTGAACAAGCAGTCGCCTTATACCTATCTGATGGAAATCGCGCCGCTGACTGCAGGTGAACATCGCGTGGAAGCGATCAGCGCCAGCGATGAACAACGCGAATTGTTGCAACTGGGCGAACATGAGCCCTGCCTCCTGATCCACCGCCGTACCTGGAGCGGCAGCCGCGTGGTCACCTCAGCACGCCTGATTTATCCGGGTTCCCGCTATCAGTTATTCGGCCGTTTCTCCAGCCACGGCTGA
- a CDS encoding formimidoylglutamate deiminase — protein sequence MPAYFASRALLARGWAHNVRLDVDVTGYLSAVTPDSDPQGCQRLSGPVVPGMPNLHSHAFQRVMAGLAEVAGDPQDSFWTWRDLMYRMVQRLTPEQVGVIARQLYIEMLKGGYTQVAEFHYLHNDINGQPYADRGEMTAHLSHAATQVGIGLTMLPVLYSYAGFGAQPAQAGQKRFIQDADCYLKQQEIIRKQLNGNPLQNQGLCFHSLRAVTLEQMQQVLNAGDKNVPVHIHIAEQQKEVNDCLGWSGQRPISWLYDNLDIDARWCLIHATHADRFELASMAKSGAVAGLCPTTEANLGDGIFPGVDYLTHAGRWGIGSDSHVSLNVVEELRWFEYGQRLRDQRRNRLTTPAQNSVGDVLYSQALQGGAQACGAAIGQLSAGYRADWLVLDGNSPYLAAAKDGELFNRWLFAGNAGQIRDVYVGGIARITDGQHEQQQAAAADFLHLLDQLAEDAV from the coding sequence ATGCCTGCTTATTTTGCTTCTCGCGCCTTACTTGCCCGGGGCTGGGCACACAATGTGCGTCTGGACGTAGATGTTACCGGATACCTTTCTGCTGTAACGCCTGACAGTGATCCGCAGGGCTGCCAGCGCCTCAGCGGCCCGGTTGTGCCGGGAATGCCTAATCTGCATTCCCATGCGTTTCAGCGGGTGATGGCCGGGCTGGCAGAAGTTGCCGGCGATCCGCAGGACAGTTTCTGGACCTGGCGTGATCTGATGTATCGCATGGTGCAGCGTCTTACACCCGAACAGGTCGGTGTGATTGCCCGCCAGCTGTACATCGAAATGCTCAAGGGCGGCTATACGCAGGTGGCTGAATTCCACTATCTGCATAACGACATCAACGGGCAGCCCTATGCCGATCGCGGTGAAATGACCGCGCATCTGAGCCACGCCGCCACACAGGTGGGCATCGGCCTGACGATGTTGCCGGTACTTTACAGTTATGCCGGATTTGGCGCTCAGCCCGCGCAGGCAGGGCAAAAACGTTTCATACAGGATGCAGACTGTTATCTGAAGCAACAGGAAATTATCCGCAAACAACTGAACGGCAATCCGCTGCAAAATCAGGGGCTGTGTTTCCATTCCCTGCGCGCTGTGACGCTTGAGCAAATGCAACAGGTGCTGAACGCCGGTGACAAAAATGTGCCTGTGCATATCCACATCGCTGAGCAGCAAAAAGAAGTGAATGACTGTCTGGGCTGGAGCGGTCAGCGCCCGATCAGCTGGCTTTATGACAATCTGGATATTGATGCCCGCTGGTGCCTGATCCACGCCACTCACGCTGACCGCTTTGAACTGGCGAGCATGGCAAAAAGTGGGGCGGTGGCAGGGCTGTGTCCGACCACTGAAGCGAATCTTGGCGACGGGATTTTCCCTGGTGTGGATTATCTGACTCACGCTGGCCGCTGGGGTATTGGTTCTGACAGCCATGTATCACTCAATGTGGTGGAAGAACTGCGCTGGTTTGAATACGGGCAACGTTTGCGTGACCAGCGCCGCAACCGCCTGACCACTCCTGCACAAAATTCAGTGGGGGACGTGTTGTATAGCCAGGCATTGCAGGGCGGTGCACAGGCCTGCGGGGCAGCCATCGGACAGCTTTCGGCAGGGTATCGCGCTGACTGGCTGGTACTCGACGGCAACAGTCCTTATCTGGCTGCGGCAAAAGACGGCGAGCTGTTTAACCGCTGGTTGTTTGCCGGTAATGCCGGGCAAATCCGCGATGTCTATGTCGGCGGTATCGCGCGCATTACAGACGGGCAGCATGAGCAACAACAGGCTGCGGCTGCGGACTTTCTGCACCTGCTGGATCAGCTGGCGGAGGACGCTGTATGA